CAAAATTGAAATTAATGTTGCTTTCAGCGTCAATGATAAACCTTTCGTTGCATGCCCATGTGGACGATCCGACGCCGTAAACTGGCCGGCGCATAGACTGCCGGGTTCGGCGTGGCATATGAATTGCTACACTACTTCACGGCGATCCAACAGGTTTACGGCATGCAAACACGGCGGCGCGTGGCATCGGCACACAGGAGCAGACCTATTTTGATAACACTCGACCATTTTAATCAGCTTGATGCGGCGCAGGCCGCGGCGTTGTTGTGGCCTTGCGTCGCCTTGCCCGACTGGACGGCGCGCGTGGTGTCCGGCCGCCCCTATCCCGATCGGGCGGCGCTGCTGGCCGCGGCGGATCAAGCCTGTGCCGGCTGGCAGTGCGGGGATCTGGACCGGGCGCTGTCGGCGCACCCGCGCATCGGCGAAAAGCCACAGGGCGTGACCGCGCACGCTCGCCTGTCGCATCAGGAACAGGCCGGGGTGACGCCGGCGCAGGACGACGTACTTTTGGCGCTACAGGCAGGCAATGCCCGCTATGAAGCCACTTTCGGCCGGATCTTTTTAATCCGCGCGAGCGGCCGCGGCGCCGACGAGATCTTGCAGGAATTGCAGCGGCGTTTGCGGCACAGCGAACAACAGGAAATTCAGGAAGCGCTGGCGCAGTTGCGTCAAATCACCTTGCTACGGCTGGAAGGGATAATACAACCATGAACACCATTACCACACATATTCTGGATACCGCGCTGGGCCTCCCGGCGGAGGGGGTCACCGTCCGGCTGGAACAATATCAGGATTGTCGCTGGCGCGGCCTGACCGAGCGGCAGACCGATAAGGATGGGCGCATCGGCGATTTGACGCCGACGCCGCTGGCGGGCGGCCATTACCGGCTGACCGCCGATATCGGCGTCTGGTTCGCCGCCCGCCAGCGCGACGCGCTGTATGTGGTCGCGCAGATTGAATTCACCCTGCGCGATGGCGGCGGCCACTACCATCTGCCGTTTCTGATCTCGCCCTGGTCGTGGTCCACCTACCGCGGCAGTTAAAACGCGCGGCTGACCGGTCGGACTCTATTTCCCCCTTGCGCGGGTCAGGCATCAGCATGTCCACCTTGTTCGCAATGTCCAGAGATACGGTTTGTCCGACAAAGCCTGACTCGGCCTGAACACACCGTCACCGTGAGTCGGCGGTAAGAAATAGCGCTCTCAGGCTGTCGCTCATCGGCAATTGTAAATTGATGCCGCGGCCAGGCAGCGGCTGGGTAAACCAGCGCGAATAGATATCTTCCATTTCATCGCTGCGAAAAATATCGCGCAGCGCCGTATTGACGGCTTCTCTGAAATCGTCATCACCGCGTCGCACCATAAAACCATAAGGCATCGGTTCGCTGATCGGCTCGGTGGATAGCGCATAATCCTGTGGATTGGGAGAGGCGGCAATCAGGGTATGGAGAAGAATGTCATCCATGGCAAAAGCGGACACCTTTTCCTGACTCACCAGATCGAACGCTTTCTGAAGCGTATCGGCCGACGTAATGGACAGATTCAGCCTCTTTTCCCGGTTAACCAGGGTTATCTGACCGACGTTCACCGTACCCAATACGATACTCACGCTCTTGCCGCGCAGATCCGCCAGCGTACGCAGCTTATTTTTAGCCAGCGAAACATAGTAAGTGGTGACGAGAAAGTAACTGCGGGTAAAGGCGACGCTGCGGCGGCGCTCGGCAGTGTTGGTGCTCGCCACGCATTCAATATCAATGTCGCCGCGATTGAGTAGCTGCACGCGGTTGCTGGGGGAACGATAGACATATTCAATATTAATCCGCTTCAGCCCAAGCCGCGCCCGCAGCGCATACGCGACCCGTTCACACAGTTCGATGGAGTAACCCATGACGCGCCCGCCAGGGCCGACATAGGAAAAAGGCGGGGCAATACCGTAACCAATACGCAGGGTTTCCGTTTGCCGAACCCGTTCCAGCGTTGGAATGAACGGTTCGGCCCGTGACGGGCCGCTTTCCGTAGCGGTGAACAGGAACAGCAGAAAGAGAAAAATACCGCATAAGCGTTTGCCATGTTCACGCATACGTCATTCTCCTTTAGTCCAGATACTCTTTCGGATCGGATAAAAATGATTTAAGTTCCGGCGACATAGGGAAATTCAGGTTTATGCCGTCCGGGGCAACCGGGGAAAGAAACCATTTGGCGTAAATCTTATCGATTTCGCCACTGGTGAAAATAGTGCGCAACTGCGCATTCACCACGCGTTTGAAGGCCAGGTCGCCAGGCCGGATCAGGATGCCGTAGGGCTCGGGGCGGCTTAATGCGTCTTCTGAAATTATAAAATCGGCCGGGTTGGGAGAGGCCGCGATCCGCCCGGCCAGCAGGATATCATCCATCACAAAAGCCGACGCTTTGTCGTTCGCGACCAGAGCGAACGCTTCCCCATTGGTTTTTTTCAACACGATGGAAATATTGAGTTTCATGCGAAGATTCATGGCAATCAGTTGCCCGACGTTGATCGTCCCGGTCGATGCCGACACGCTATGGCCGGCTAAATCGCCGATACGCCTTATTCCTGAGCTTTTCTTCGCCGCAAAACGCGTTGCCGTCACGAAATGAGGAAGAGTAAATTCGGCCATTTTGCGTCGTTCGGCGCTATTGGTCGTCGTGGCGCATTCAAGATCGATCTCCTTGTTTTTAATGAGGGGAAAACGCGTGGCGGTGCTCACCGGAACAAACACGACACGAATCTTATCCAGCTTCAGATACGTTTTGATCCCCTCGACAATTCGTAAGCAGAGATCGATCGAATACCCCGTCACATTGCCGTTCACCACATAAGAAAAAGGGAGTTCATCCAGCCGGTGTCCGAGCTTTATCGTTTTGGTCGCCGCGATGCTTGCCAACGCGCTGTCCGGCGGGATCGCCGCTCCCGCCGGTTGCCAGGGCAGCAAACAAATGACCGCCATCACCACGCTCAACCTGTCAAAAGCGCGCCAATGGCGACGCCAGTCCGCGACAACACGGGAAAACGTCTTTTTTTGCCTCTGCATATCATCCTTGCCTTTCGAACCTCATGGTTCATATCTGAACAGATCGAACCTTGTTCGACGCTATGCGAGGAATGGGTTGCGCGCTCCCTAAAAACTCGCCTTGCATAAATTGGCACCCGGCATTGATTAACCATTGCCGCTGCCGGGCGGTTTCCACCCCTTCCGCCACGGCCTCCATCCCCAGGCGCCGCACCAGCCCGATAATCGTGCTGACGATAATCCGGTTCGCTTCACGCTCTGCCAGACCTGCTATCAGTCCCTGATCCAGCTTCACTCTGGTGAAAGGGAAATCGGTGAGGCAATCAAGCGAGGCGTAGCCCGTTCCCAAATCATCCAGCGCGATGCCGACCCCCAACCCGCGGATCGCCTGCAACACCGACAGAGCCACGCTGCGATCCAGCATGACGGACTCCGTCACCTCAATTTCCAGACGTGAAGGCGACAGGCCGCTTTCCGACAATGCGTGTTCAAGGGTCTTCACCAGCCCGGCGCGGTTAAGCTGAACCACCGATACGTTCACCGATACAGACCGGCCATCCATATATGATGCGGCGTCAGCACAGGCGCGCCGGATAATCCATTCGCCCAGCTTGACGATCAGCCCGGTTTTTTCCGCCTGATCGATAAACACATCCGGCATCAACAACCCATGTTCGGGATGATGCCACCGTATCAACGCCTCATAACCGACGATGGTTCGATCGGCCAGGCACTGCGGCTGGTAATAAAGTTCGAATTCTTGGCGCTCGATCCCGCCTTCAATATCCCAGTCATGGCAACTATTGCACGCGGACGGCATGGTCATGCCGCATTCAAAAAAATGGTAATTACATCGCCCGGTATTTTTAGAGGTATAAAGCGCGAGATCGGCGTTCTCCATCAGGACACGAGCCTCATCGCCATATAAAGGGGCGCAGACAATACCAATGCTTACGCCGACGTTCAGCTCATTGCCGCCGTAATAAAAAGGCGAGGAAATCTCTTTGAGAATCTGTTCGGCCAGCAGGCGTCCCTCGCGCACCTGGCTGCGGCGCACCGGCTGGATAATGGCAAATTCATCCCCGCCCAGTCTGGCGACAACGTCGCCGGTTCCAAGCAGCACGGTAAGGCGTGAGCTGACGTTGGCCAACAGCTCGTCGCCGGCGGCATGACCGAATGTATCATTGACGGTCTTAAAGCGATCGAGATCGAGCAGCATCAGGTTAAAATGCGCCCCCTTCGACCTCAGTTTCGCGATGGCCGTGTCAAGCGCCAAACTGAAAAAGGTGCGGTTTGGCAAACCGGTCAGGGAGTCATGGTGTGCCATATATTCCATTTTTTGCGCCGTTTCTTTCACCTGTTGCAGATATTCCCGTTCAACCACGGCCTGCCTCAACTTCTCGATCGCCGCCGCCAGGCGACCGATTTCATCATTCCGCTCCAAAAAAGGCGTGACGTTACTGGTGTCATTCTGCGCGATGCGGCTCAGCGCCTGAATAAGCACAGGCACGGAATAGAAAAATCGTTTCACGGGAAGCACAATGATAAGGGCCGTGAGGATCAATATCGCAAACAAGGCCAATAGAGAATTGCGCAACAGCGTATTGTGGATTTTATACAGATCCTGCTTCTTGCCGATGCTGCTCACAATCGCGCCAAGCATGTGGCCGGAGGGCGTTAATACCGGAAGAATGCTGGCAAAGTACACCTGCCTGTCGATGCGGATAAAACCGGAGAGCGCGTTTTCCAGCGCCTGCGGCGCCATTGCTTTTCCCTCTTCGGTTTCGAGCATACTCCCGCCGCCAACGCCGCCCGCATTCGTTATGCTGATAAATCCCTCTTGTTCCGTATAGCGGAAAAGCCAGACCTCATTGCGCGTTTGGGTTGCCGCCAGCGCCAATACATCGGCAGGATTGAATCCCGTCTCAAGAATGTACTCGTCATCGCCAAGAAAACGATTGGTCCTGATGTCGATAATATGGCCCAACTCGTTCACATTCACCGTAATTGAAGTATAAATGCTGCGAATAATATAACTGGTGATATGGGCGTTCATTTGCGACTGACGCTGCCATTGTTCCTGCGAGCTTTTGTCTACGATCATCCAGCCCGCTGCGGCCCCAACGACATAAGAAAAAATAATGCTTAGAACAATAAATAAGGTGATTTTACCCAGGATGGAACCATACCCAAACCGCAGGCTCCGCGCTGGATGCCCGCCACCATCCGGCACGGTTCTATCTACTGTCTTAATTGATCGAATTCGCGGCATAATCAGTCAAAACTCATATATTGGTTATACCCGTTTTTGGGAAAAAATAATAATAGTCAATATTTCAATAAATTGTAGACGACTCTTTGTAGACGACTCTTTACAGAAATAGGGTTGCCCGGTGGTTATATTCAATTAACGGGTTTTGGCCGATTAAAAAATCGTTATCAGAGAACGTTAAAATAAAGGCTAATGCTCATAGTCACAATAAAATTAACATATTCTAAATATAGTAACGTCTGTATTTGTTATACCATTAAAAATCAAGTTAACAATGGTTTATTTAAAATCGTTTCCCTCTCTACCCTCACTTATTCGAGTTGCTGGAAGGCGTCGAGATGGTGAATCCCCAGGCGCTTACACCAGTAATCGACGGGGGTGAGCGAGGGAAGCCCGCACATGCAACTTGAAGTACGACGGGTATATATTTGTGATCGTTGAAGATGCTTGACTTTATGCAGCAAGAATGCAGTAAAAAATTATGCCCGCTCTCCCCTCGCGAATGGAACTTAAAGGCGTTTCCAGTTACTTAAGCGCTGACTTTTATTCATGGAGGAAAATAAGTTGTTTAATTTCAACCCGGTTTTTTATGACGTTAACGCCTATCGCCAATGGCGTGAACAATCTTCAAACTACAGTGCTGATAATCAGGCTTCATCTTCGGATACGTCGGCCCAGACTGATACCTACAATGTTGAGTCCTTGCGTCAGGCACTTCCTGATAGAGAGGATTCTCCGCCGCGCTATCCCTCGCCGGAACGGGTGAACAATGATTGGCATTCAACCGATTCCACACCCTATCAGGGCGGGGTGCCGATGCCTTACGCTGGTGGTTACCACCACCTTGAAGAATTAGAGGATGGGACGCTTGTTGTCGTTGTCAAAGTCCCTGCTCACGCTGGCTCGCTTCCCGTTCCGCCGCCGTGGTTAGGGGGAATACCTCCCAGCGCGAGTTTATCTCAATTCTCCGCGGGTTATGGCGCGTCAACGACCCCATTGGAGGGAGCAACGCTTCGTTTTGAACGCGGCGAAGGGTGGAATGAATCAGGATGCGCGGTTGCCTGTATTGCGATGGTGGCAGGCGTATCCTATGAAACTGCGCGTGAAAAAGCGAAAAGTATAGGGAATTACGATCACACCGAGGGACTGACTTTCAAGAAAGCGAAAAAAATTCTCAAATCAATGAACATAGAATCGTCCGTTTATACTCAAAGCGGTAAATGGAGTGATCTTCCCGACTTAGCCTTTGTTTCCGTCCTTGGCTCAAATTCAAATTCTCATGCTGTCGTATTCGAAAGAAATGGCGACAAAGAGATTATTTATGACTGGAAAAATAGAGGTCCGGTATACCGAACATCGGACTATAAGCTAAGAGAGGGCAGAACCTACTTGGAGATACACCGGTAGAGATAGCCTGTAGCGCAGTTATTGTTACTGGCGGGAGTAAGCGTAATCGGTTGCGACGAGGCGTTCAATCGATAAGTTCACCCCAATCGGGAACATGCGGGGGAGTGATACTACCCGCATCACACTTGGCGTCGCCACTGAATACAGCAAACGGATCTCATCTGGACTGGCTGCCAGGCTATCCCTGGCAGCCAGTCTGTTCAATGTAGCGCGTGCATACGCTGGAAACGGTCGGCGAAACACGGCCATCCACCATATAATTCCCTAATCCGCCACCCTACAGCCCAAATCTGAACGCGATAGCACGCTGACGGAAAAGTGATAAACGAGCACGTGCCTTCCCTTAACGATAACCTTCATTAAATTGTTATCTTCATCACGCATAAATGTTTTTATTCGGTTAATCATTAGCTGATTTGTTTGTTTTCGATTACCATAATGCTCGAAAACGAACATTTATTGATTTTGAAGGTGGAGGAAGAAACGTGGAAACCAAAGATCTGATCGTCATCGGCGGCGGTATTAACGGCGCAGGCATCGCCGCGGACGCCGCCGGGCGTGGATTGTCCGTCTTGCTGCTGGAAGCGCAGGATCTGGCCAGCGCCACCTCCTCCGCCAGTTCCAAGCTGATTCATGGCGGCCTGCGCTACCTTGAGCACTATGAATTCCGACTGGTCAGCGAGGCGCTTTCCGAACGTGAGACGCTGCTCAAAATGGCGCCGCACATCATCTTCCCGATGCGTTTTCGTCTCCCCCATCAGCCGCACCTGCGCCCGGCTTGGATGATTCGCATCGGGCTATTCATGTATGACAATATTGGCAAACGTGTCAGCCTGCCCGCCAGCAAGGGGTTGAAATTCGGCGCGCAATCGGTGCTGAAACCGGAACTGACCCGCGGATTCGAGTATTCGGACTGTTGGGTCGACGATGCTCGTCTGGTGGTGCTGAATGCGCAGGAGGTCATAAAACGCGGTGGTGATGTCCGCACTCGCACCCGGGTCGTCAATGCCCGTCGCGAGCAGGGGCTGTGGGTGGTTGAAGCGGTTGATTCGCTCACGGGCAAGGCGTTAACCTGGCGCGCCAAAGGTCTGGTTAACGCCACCGGCCCCTGGGTGAAACAGTTCTTTGATGAAGGTTTACAGTTGAAATCCCCCTACGGTATTCGCCTCATCAAAGGCAGCCACATTGTGGTGCCCAGAGTCCACACCCAACCTCAGGCCTATATTCTGCAAAACAAAGATCATCGCATCGTGTTTGTGATCCCGTGGCAGGATGAATTCTCGATCATTGGCACCACCGATGTGGAATTTCATGGCGATCCGCATCATACGGAGATTGACGATAACGAAATTGGCTACCTGCTGGACGTGTACAACGATCACTTCAAAAAACCGCTGACGCGTGAAGATATCGTCTGGACCTATTCCGGCGTCCGCCCGCTGTGTGATGATGAATCGGATTCTCCGCAGGCCATCACCCGTGATTACACACTCTCCGTGGACGACGACGACGGTCAGGCGCCATTACTTTCCGTGTTTGGCGGCAAGCTGACGACTTATCGCAAGCTGGCGGAACATGCGCTGGACAAACTGCAAAAATACTACCCTCACGCAACTAAAGCCTGGACTCAGAACGCCGTATTACCGGGCGGGGATATCGCCGGTACGCATGAAGATTATGCCGCCGCGCTGCGCCGCCGTTTTAACCTACCGGAAGCGCTGGCGCGTCGCTACAGCCGCACATACGGCTCAAACAGCGAGATGATCCTTGCCGACACCAAAGGGATCGGCACGCTGGGAGAGAATTTTGGTCATGGCTTGTATGAAGCGGAATTGCGTTATCTGGTGGAAAAAGAGTGGGCCATCACGCTGGATGATGTCATTTGGCGCCGGACAAAACTGGGTATGCAACTGAGCGAAACGCAGAAACAGCGCGTCAGCGAGTGGCTGGATACCTACCGTCATCAGGAGGCCAAAGTCAGCTAATCATTCGATATCCCTTCATCTTTCAAAATGGAGGGATATTAGCGTCCAAATCATACTTTGATATCACGCATCATGAATGATGCGCAGGCGTGCAGGTGTCAGAACGTCGACCGTATATTTCCGCTGAACATGCCGCCGCGAAATACTTTTGCCGTCGGGTCGGTGGTGAAAAGGACCAGATCGCTCTTTTCTTCTGCCGTAACGGTGTACTCTTCATCATTTTCAACAATGACGCTTTCACCTGTTTTCAGTTCAGTTTCACCAATGACGGCGGCCCCCTCAAAAACATATAGCAGCCTTGTTACCTTGCTTACCGGAATAGGCGGCAACTGAAGCTTGTGGCCCTTGTCCAGCCGTGCATCTCCCAGCCATGCCTGAGCGCAGAAAATGAGCGGCGCCCTGTCAGGACCGGCGATGTTTCGCCAGCGGTTTTCACTGTAAGGCGTACCGAAGTCATGAAACTGTACCTGAGGTGCCAGATCGCTTTCGGCGGGACGCACGAAGATTTGCAGGCACTGCATTGTTTCACCTTTGTCACCCTGAATGCGCTCCTCATGCTGGAAGGTATGTCCGGCGTTCATGAGCATCAGCCGGGTATTCGATATCACTTCTTCATTACCGACCGTATCAAGATGCAACATTCGGCCCTTGCGCATGTAAGTGAGGATTTCGTCATCCTTGTGTGGATGCAGGGAGATCACGGTGCCGGAGCGGACATTGGCATGGTCAATCCGACCAATTGCGCCAATCCCACTGTCATCAGATTTCTGCACCATGCCCGGCCAAAGAATATCGATACCGAAGCCGCCTGAGCCATGCTGGTGCTTACTGCTGTTTTCAATTTTAATCATCATTGTCACGCTGTTATCGGGTGAAGGCGGACTCATTCACCAGGCGTAAAACAGCCGGGGCACGGACTCACCGTCTTCACGCTTCACGGATTACTGGAAAGATTCCATTAATACCTGAACCAGTTTTTCACCCTGCGGGGTAGCCCAACTGCCTGCCAGTTCAGCAATCAACTGGTTGGTAGTGGTCAGAGTAATGCCATTTTTGTCCATGCGGCGCAGCGCTATGTCGTCGGCCTTTTTGGTTGGGGAGGCGCCGCCATCAGCCACAACCTGCACATCAAAACCCGCGGCGGCGAGAGTGAGCGCCGGGTATACCGTACAGACGTCGTTGGTCACGCCGGCAATAATCAGTTTATTTCTGCCGGTGGCTTTAACCGCGGCGGCAAAGTTTGCATCGTCCATGGCGTTGACGATGCCCAGACGTTTTATGCGGCCTTCAAACTCTTTCGGCAGGATGGTTTTCAGTTCATCCATCAGCGGCCCCTGCGCGTACTCTTCCATGCTTGAAGTCAGCACCACAGGCATATTCAGAATCGCGGCAGATTTTGCCAGCATCAACGCATTGCGTTTCAGCTCGTCGAACGGCATTGATTTGGCCCAGCCCATGGTGCCGACCTGATGGTCAATTAACAGCATGGCGGCGTTGTCAGCAGTGAATTTTTCGATGCTCATAATTTTTATCCTGTAGGCAATGGTTATCGGGTTAATCTTCCTGATATGCGTCAGACTGCCGCGGGAGATTGTTTGTATTACCCTGTGAATGATTAAAGTATAGGCTGACAATTTTTGGAATAAATAGCTAAAATAAAAATTGAAAATTCCACTGATGGCACAATAAGAATGGAACTTCTTAACCACATGTCCTATTTTGTCGAGGTCGTGAAAGCGCGTAGTTTTCGTGGCGCGGCTAAAACGCTCGGCATGCCAAATTCGACGCTTTCGCGAAAAATAAATGAGCTTGAAAAATATATCGGCCTCAGGCTCTTACACCGGACGACGCGTAAAATCGAGCTGACCGAAGCCGGACAAATTTACTATGACCGGAGCCGGCGTATTATTGAGGAAGCCCGCCTGGCGCATGAGCAACTGGGGGCTATCCTGACACAACCCCAGGGTATGCTGCGGGTTTCCCTTCCAGCCGATTTTGCGGTGGTGATACTTGCGCCGTTAATCAGGGGATTTTCGAAGCGCTATCCGGGGATCAGCTTTGATTTAGATTTAACCCCGAGAAATGTTGACCTAGTTTCGGAGCCATATGATTTAGCGATTCGCATGGGAAGCCTGCCGAATTCCGGCCTTATCGCGCGCAAACTCGGCGCGCTTTCCTGTAGCCTGTATGCGTCACCTGACTATTTGACGATGAACGGAGCGCCAGAAAACCCGGATGCGCTGACGGCCCATGATTGCCTGATTATGCGTCAGGAAAAATCAATGGATTGGTACTTACACCGCAATGAAGAACGCGTAAGTGTCAGGGTAAGCGGGCGTTTTCAGATGAATAGCATCGGCATGATGCGCCGCCTTGCTTCAATGGGCACAGGGATTGCGGTGTTACCTGAAAAAATTGTCGCCGAGGAGGTATCGGACGGTAAACTTATCAGGGTTTTACCCCATTGGGACGCGGACCCGGTCGCGATTTATGCCCTGACTGAAACGCGACTGTTACCCGCCAAGATTCAGGTTTTTATTGAATTCATGCGTGAAAATCTGAGTGAAAGGCGTGATTAATCATCAGGATGATGACCCCGTCCACCTGTTTTGCCGTTACCGGGAATCGAGCTTATTTACCGCTGTTGCGATTAATGAGCGACGTGTTTATCTCCTTCCACTGCCGCTCAGGGATAACTGGCCATGGACAGCGCAACACCCGCATTTATGCGCGAAGCGGCGGAACAAGCCAGACGCGTTTGACACAACAAGGTCGTCAAAAAGCGCGGACACGCTTATGCCGGCCGCGCTTTTCTCCCTTCGCTTACCGATGGCTACAGACGTATCGGCTTGATATTCCAGATTTCTTTGGCGTACTCATCAATGGTGCGATCGGAAGAGAAATAGCCCATATTGGCGATGTTATGTACCGTACAGCGCGCCCATTCTTCTTCGTTGCGATAGAGTTCGTCCACGCGATCCTGCGTATCGATATAGCTGCGATAGTCTGCCAGCAGTTGATAGTAATCACCAAAGTTCACCAGCGAATCAAACAGATCGCTATAACGTTTGGGATCGTCGGGGCTGAATACGCCCGTCGCTATCTGCGTCAACACCCGATGCAGTTCGTCATCGTTTTGGTAGTATTGACGCGGGTTGTAGCCGTTTTTACGCAGTTCCTCCACCTCGTCCGCCGTATTGCCAAAGATAAACATGTTCTCCTCGCCAATGTGTTCCAACATTTCGACGTTGGCGCCGTCCAGCGTGCCGATGGTCAGCGCGCCGTTTAACGCAAACTTCATGTTACTGGTGCCGGACGCCTCCGTACCCGCTAGCGAGATCTGTTCAGACAGATCCGCCGCCGGGATGATGATCTGCGCCAGGCTGACGCCGTAGTTCGGAATGAAGACGACTTTCAGACGATCGTGCAGCGCGGGATCGCCATTGATC
This is a stretch of genomic DNA from Brenneria rubrifaciens. It encodes these proteins:
- a CDS encoding LysR family transcriptional regulator; this translates as MSYFVEVVKARSFRGAAKTLGMPNSTLSRKINELEKYIGLRLLHRTTRKIELTEAGQIYYDRSRRIIEEARLAHEQLGAILTQPQGMLRVSLPADFAVVILAPLIRGFSKRYPGISFDLDLTPRNVDLVSEPYDLAIRMGSLPNSGLIARKLGALSCSLYASPDYLTMNGAPENPDALTAHDCLIMRQEKSMDWYLHRNEERVSVRVSGRFQMNSIGMMRRLASMGTGIAVLPEKIVAEEVSDGKLIRVLPHWDADPVAIYALTETRLLPAKIQVFIEFMRENLSERRD
- a CDS encoding pirin family protein, with product MMIKIENSSKHQHGSGGFGIDILWPGMVQKSDDSGIGAIGRIDHANVRSGTVISLHPHKDDEILTYMRKGRMLHLDTVGNEEVISNTRLMLMNAGHTFQHEERIQGDKGETMQCLQIFVRPAESDLAPQVQFHDFGTPYSENRWRNIAGPDRAPLIFCAQAWLGDARLDKGHKLQLPPIPVSKVTRLLYVFEGAAVIGETELKTGESVIVENDEEYTVTAEEKSDLVLFTTDPTAKVFRGGMFSGNIRSTF
- a CDS encoding isochorismatase family protein, translated to MSIEKFTADNAAMLLIDHQVGTMGWAKSMPFDELKRNALMLAKSAAILNMPVVLTSSMEEYAQGPLMDELKTILPKEFEGRIKRLGIVNAMDDANFAAAVKATGRNKLIIAGVTNDVCTVYPALTLAAAGFDVQVVADGGASPTKKADDIALRRMDKNGITLTTTNQLIAELAGSWATPQGEKLVQVLMESFQ
- a CDS encoding amino acid ABC transporter substrate-binding protein; translated protein: MREHGKRLCGIFLFLLFLFTATESGPSRAEPFIPTLERVRQTETLRIGYGIAPPFSYVGPGGRVMGYSIELCERVAYALRARLGLKRINIEYVYRSPSNRVQLLNRGDIDIECVASTNTAERRRSVAFTRSYFLVTTYYVSLAKNKLRTLADLRGKSVSIVLGTVNVGQITLVNREKRLNLSITSADTLQKAFDLVSQEKVSAFAMDDILLHTLIAASPNPQDYALSTEPISEPMPYGFMVRRGDDDFREAVNTALRDIFRSDEMEDIYSRWFTQPLPGRGINLQLPMSDSLRALFLTADSR
- the uraD gene encoding 2-oxo-4-hydroxy-4-carboxy-5-ureidoimidazoline decarboxylase; the protein is MITLDHFNQLDAAQAAALLWPCVALPDWTARVVSGRPYPDRAALLAAADQACAGWQCGDLDRALSAHPRIGEKPQGVTAHARLSHQEQAGVTPAQDDVLLALQAGNARYEATFGRIFLIRASGRGADEILQELQRRLRHSEQQEIQEALAQLRQITLLRLEGIIQP
- a CDS encoding EAL domain-containing protein; protein product: MIVDKSSQEQWQRQSQMNAHITSYIIRSIYTSITVNVNELGHIIDIRTNRFLGDDEYILETGFNPADVLALAATQTRNEVWLFRYTEQEGFISITNAGGVGGGSMLETEEGKAMAPQALENALSGFIRIDRQVYFASILPVLTPSGHMLGAIVSSIGKKQDLYKIHNTLLRNSLLALFAILILTALIIVLPVKRFFYSVPVLIQALSRIAQNDTSNVTPFLERNDEIGRLAAAIEKLRQAVVEREYLQQVKETAQKMEYMAHHDSLTGLPNRTFFSLALDTAIAKLRSKGAHFNLMLLDLDRFKTVNDTFGHAAGDELLANVSSRLTVLLGTGDVVARLGGDEFAIIQPVRRSQVREGRLLAEQILKEISSPFYYGGNELNVGVSIGIVCAPLYGDEARVLMENADLALYTSKNTGRCNYHFFECGMTMPSACNSCHDWDIEGGIERQEFELYYQPQCLADRTIVGYEALIRWHHPEHGLLMPDVFIDQAEKTGLIVKLGEWIIRRACADAASYMDGRSVSVNVSVVQLNRAGLVKTLEHALSESGLSPSRLEIEVTESVMLDRSVALSVLQAIRGLGVGIALDDLGTGYASLDCLTDFPFTRVKLDQGLIAGLAEREANRIIVSTIIGLVRRLGMEAVAEGVETARQRQWLINAGCQFMQGEFLGSAQPIPRIASNKVRSVQI
- a CDS encoding cysteine peptidase family C39 domain-containing protein; the protein is MFNFNPVFYDVNAYRQWREQSSNYSADNQASSSDTSAQTDTYNVESLRQALPDREDSPPRYPSPERVNNDWHSTDSTPYQGGVPMPYAGGYHHLEELEDGTLVVVVKVPAHAGSLPVPPPWLGGIPPSASLSQFSAGYGASTTPLEGATLRFERGEGWNESGCAVACIAMVAGVSYETAREKAKSIGNYDHTEGLTFKKAKKILKSMNIESSVYTQSGKWSDLPDLAFVSVLGSNSNSHAVVFERNGDKEIIYDWKNRGPVYRTSDYKLREGRTYLEIHR
- a CDS encoding amino acid ABC transporter substrate-binding protein; its protein translation is MQRQKKTFSRVVADWRRHWRAFDRLSVVMAVICLLPWQPAGAAIPPDSALASIAATKTIKLGHRLDELPFSYVVNGNVTGYSIDLCLRIVEGIKTYLKLDKIRVVFVPVSTATRFPLIKNKEIDLECATTTNSAERRKMAEFTLPHFVTATRFAAKKSSGIRRIGDLAGHSVSASTGTINVGQLIAMNLRMKLNISIVLKKTNGEAFALVANDKASAFVMDDILLAGRIAASPNPADFIISEDALSRPEPYGILIRPGDLAFKRVVNAQLRTIFTSGEIDKIYAKWFLSPVAPDGINLNFPMSPELKSFLSDPKEYLD
- the uraH gene encoding hydroxyisourate hydrolase; this encodes MNTITTHILDTALGLPAEGVTVRLEQYQDCRWRGLTERQTDKDGRIGDLTPTPLAGGHYRLTADIGVWFAARQRDALYVVAQIEFTLRDGGGHYHLPFLISPWSWSTYRGS
- the glpD gene encoding glycerol-3-phosphate dehydrogenase → METKDLIVIGGGINGAGIAADAAGRGLSVLLLEAQDLASATSSASSKLIHGGLRYLEHYEFRLVSEALSERETLLKMAPHIIFPMRFRLPHQPHLRPAWMIRIGLFMYDNIGKRVSLPASKGLKFGAQSVLKPELTRGFEYSDCWVDDARLVVLNAQEVIKRGGDVRTRTRVVNARREQGLWVVEAVDSLTGKALTWRAKGLVNATGPWVKQFFDEGLQLKSPYGIRLIKGSHIVVPRVHTQPQAYILQNKDHRIVFVIPWQDEFSIIGTTDVEFHGDPHHTEIDDNEIGYLLDVYNDHFKKPLTREDIVWTYSGVRPLCDDESDSPQAITRDYTLSVDDDDGQAPLLSVFGGKLTTYRKLAEHALDKLQKYYPHATKAWTQNAVLPGGDIAGTHEDYAAALRRRFNLPEALARRYSRTYGSNSEMILADTKGIGTLGENFGHGLYEAELRYLVEKEWAITLDDVIWRRTKLGMQLSETQKQRVSEWLDTYRHQEAKVS